The Montipora capricornis isolate CH-2021 chromosome 6, ASM3666992v2, whole genome shotgun sequence genome has a window encoding:
- the LOC138051602 gene encoding NLR family CARD domain-containing protein 4-like has translation MPSEAQGKLKRKSDEQRQVLFTTESSPSSSLASHRMKASSSCQSDIIESIRQIYQKCEGVVCPVPWCEGFSFQLENIFTRLKIVAKEKTRGTLTKEITNMTSIFTSHEDCQHPRIVLIEGEPGMGKTTYCQKLAYDWATEQDRKWDESFPRVEVLLLLRCCEIDSSIWEAIDNQILPEEIDLGLKETFFRFVRENPSKVLLVLDGLDEADPQKLAVYFSLIQRKLLPGCHIVLTSRHEAGNKVRPYSDTLLEIVGFTSSDAKCFIRKYFRDAVQMGEKLINVLWHPYDAYKHNLNELTKNPLNTLLICVLFEDYGGIQSNNRTQLYV, from the exons ATGAACAACGTCAGGTCCTATTTACAACCGAAAGCTCTCCATCTTCTTCCCTGGCTTCTCATCGAATGAAAG CTAGTTCTTCATGTCAAAGTGATATCATAGAATCCATAAGACAAATTTACCAAAAGTGTGAAGGGGTTGTTTGCCCAGTTCCTTGGTGTGAAGGGTTCAGCTTCCAACTAGAGAACATTTTCACCAGACTTAAGATAgtcgcaaaagaaaagacacgCGGAACGCTGACGAAAGAAATCACCAACATGACAAGTATTTTTACATCACACGAAGATTGCCAACATCCACGGATTGTCCTAATTGAGGGTGAACCTGGCATGGGAAAGACGACCTACTGTCAAAAGCTGGCATATGATTGGGCAACTGAACAAGACCGCAAATGGGACGAGTCTTTCCCAAGAGTAGAGGTGCTCCTGCTCCTCAGATGTTGTGAAATTGATTCTAGCATCTGGGAAGCTATTGACAATCAAATTCTGCCGGAAGAAATTGACCTAGGgttgaaagaaacgtttttccGTTTCGTGCGAGAAAACCCTTCTAAAGTCCTGTTAGTGCTCGATGGGTTAGATGAGGCAGACCCTCAAAAATTGGCTGTGTATTTTAGTCTTATTCAAAGAAAGCTGCTCCCTGGTTGTCACATTGTTCTTACTTCTCGTCACGAAGCAGGAAATAAAGTAAGACCTTACTCGGACACACTGTTGGAGATTGTGGGATTCACGAGCAGTGATGCGAAGTGTTTTATAAGGAAGTATTTTCGAGACGCAGTGCAAATGGGAGAGAAGCTGATAAATGTACTGTGGCATCCGTATGATGCTTATAAGCACAATTTAAATGAACTAACTAAAAACCCTTTAAATACACTTCTGATCTGTGTGCTTTTCGAAGATTATGGCGGCATTCAATcaaacaacagaacacagcTGTACGTATAG